In Xenopus laevis strain J_2021 chromosome 2S, Xenopus_laevis_v10.1, whole genome shotgun sequence, a genomic segment contains:
- the pigw.S gene encoding phosphatidylinositol-glycan biosynthesis class W protein produces MTEKLLKEAFVSNLNGTNISEITAGLSISSLCFLFRGLIFVLYQEKYGPLNYSWKFHLLLDYILLVFPLVLSCTVFSDFLYVVPLSYITACTLLFYIIYKRRTNCVKRQLFGVIKSFLNVHVESRTMPPVTNFRVFLNILTAIAILAVDFPIYPRRYAKTETYGTGVMDLGVGGFIFANAIVSPEAKARENLFCNRFSNLKKQLVSVWPFLILGFGRLISVKKADYHEHVSEYGLHWNFFFTLAVVRVLASFLLAVFPTQKSWVVAATSVSLYQVALETTGLKDFVFYGSDGKGTRVGFLNANREGIVSVTGYVALYMAGVQVGVYVLKKRAVLKDLITALWTLIIIALSLFAILHLFQMYIEPVSRRLANLTFFIWTIAQCLSLLCFIFLSDLLIVFAKFLVTGSRIPGTWVICNSSFSTKNQSIKRTEDKESIKNNFCLIQAISRNPLLFFLLSNVMTGLVNIVMNTMNTTSFLSLLVLVLYMFFTCLIVYFLHVNNVNVKWW; encoded by the coding sequence ATGACTGAAAAACTGCTGAAAGAAGCATTTGTAAGCAACCTGAATggaacaaacatttcagaaattaCAGCAGGTTTAAGCATATCTTCCCTGTGCTTTCTTTTTAGAGGTTTAATATTTGTTCTGTACCAGGAGAAATATGGTCCACTAAATTATTCCTGGAAATTTCACCTGTTATTGGATTACATTCTTCTTGTGTTCCCGCTGGTTCTGTCCTGCACCGTATTTTCTGACTTTCTTTATGTTGTTCCACTAAGTTACATCACAGCTTGcactcttctattttacattatttacaaaaggAGGACTAATTGTGTGAAAAGACAATTGTTTGGAGTCATTAAATCTTTCCTAAATGTACATGTTGAAAGTAGAACTATGCCACCTGTCACAAACTTTCGTGTTTTCCTTAATATTCTTACTGCTATCGCTATACTTGCAGTTGATTTCCCAATATATCCTCGAAGATATGCAAAAACAGAGACTTATGGAACAGGTGTCATGGACCTCGGTGTGGGAGGTTTTATTTTTGCCAATGCAATTGTTTCTCCAGAAGCTAAAGCAAGAGAGAATTTATTTTGCAATAGATTTTCAAACCTGAAGAAGCAACTGGTGTCTGTGTGGCCCTTCCTTATTCTGGGGTTTGGGAGGCTAATCTCTGTCAAAAAAGCAGATTATCATGAACATGTGTCGGAGTATGGTCTTCACTGGAATTTCTTTTTTACACTGGCAGTTGTAAGAGTATTAGCATCATTTCTGCTGGCTGTCTTCCCCACACAAAAGTCATGGGTTGTAGCtgcaacatctgtttctctttatcaAGTAGCCCTTGAAACTACAGGCTTGAAAGACTTTGTTTTTTATGGCAGCGATGGAAAAGGCACAAGAGTTGGTTTCCTCAATGCAAACAGAGAAGGTATTGTGTCTGTCACTGGATATGTAGCCCTATATATGGCTGGTGTGCAGGTTGGAGTGTATGTTCTAAAGAAACGTGCCGTTCTTAAAGACTTGATAACTGCCTTGTGGACCCTTATTATAATAGCATTGTCGCTTTTTGCCATCCTTCACTTATTTCAGATGTACATTGAACCTGTTTCTCGCAGGTTagcaaatttaactttttttatctGGACTATTGCACAATGTCTCTCATTGCTCTGTTTTATATTTCTTAGTGATTTGCTTATAGTGTTTGCTAAATTTTTAGTCACTGGAAGCAGAATTCCAGGCACATGGGTAATATGTAATTCgtcattttcaacaaaaaatcaaAGCATAAAAAGGACAGAAGACAAAGAATCGATAAAGAATAATTTCTGCCTAATTCAAGCAATAAGTAGAAATCCGTTGCTCTTTTTTTTGCTGTCAAATGTCATGACTGGTTTAGTAAACATAGTGATGAATACCATGAACACCACCAGCTTCTTATCATTACTTGTGCTTGTCCTTTATATGTTTTTCACCTGTTTAATTGTATATTTCCTTCATGTCAATAATGTTAATGTAAAATGGTGGTAA